The DNA region AAGGAGATCAAGGACGCCGGCGGTCGGGCGGTCGCCAACTACGACTCCGTCGCCGAGTCCGACGGTGCGGCCAACATCATCAAGACCGCCATCGACGAGTTCGGCAAGGTCGACGGCGTGGTCAGCAACGCGGGCATCCTGCGGGACGGCACCTTCCACAAGATGGAGTTCGGCAGCTGGGACTCCGTCATCAAGGTGCACCTGTACGGCGGCTACAACGTCATCCGTGCCGCATGGCCGCACTTCCGGGAGAACGGCTTCGGCCGGGTCGTCGTCGCGACGTCGACCAGCGGGCTGTTCGGCAACTTCGGTCAGGCCAACTACGGCGCCGCGAAGCTGGGCCTCGTCGGGATGATCAACACGCTGGCCCAGGAGGGCGCCAAGTACAACATCAAGGCCAATGCCGTTGCCCCGATCGCGGCCACCCGGATGACCCAGGACATCCTGCCGCCCGAGGTGTTCGAGAAGCTGACGCCGGAGTATGTGGCACCCGTGGTGGCCTACATGTGCACCGAGGAGATGCCTGAGACCGCATCGGTGTTCATCGTCGGCGGCGGCAAGGTGCAGCGGGTCGCGCTGTTCCAGAACTCCGGTGTGACGTTCACCGACGTGCCGTCGGTCGACGACGTCGCGGGCAGGTGGGGCGAGATCTCCGATCTGTCGGCGGCCGAGCGCGCCGCGTTCAGCCTCGGCTGATCCATCGATGAAAGCGCTTGTCGCGCAGGAGCTGTCGGGTCCAGCGGGACTCACGTACACCGATGTGGACGGCCCGGTCGCCGGACCGGGTCAGCTTGTCGTCGACGTCGGCGCCGCGGGTGTCTGCTTCCCGGACCTGCTGCTCCTGCGCGGTGAGTACCAGATGCGGCTCGACCCGCCGTTCACCCCCGGTATGGAGGTGGCCGGCGTGGTGAACTCGGCCCCGGAAGGGTCGGGATTCGCTGTCGGTCAACGGGTTTCGGCGTTCGCGATGCTGGGCGGATACGCCGAACAGGTGGCCGTCGCCGCCGACTCGGTGATCCCCACTCCGGCGGACCTCGACGACGGCGAGGCGGCGTCCCTGCTCGGCAACTACTACACGATGTACTTCGCGCTGCAGCGCCGTGGCGCGCTCCGTGCCGGTGAGACAGTGCTGGTCCTCGGCTCTGCAGGCGGTGTGGGGACTGCCGCGATTCAGATCGCGAAGGCATTGGGCGCCAAGGTCATCGCGATGGTGCACCGGCCTTCGGCTATCGAGTTCGTCGAGGCCCTGGGTGCCGATGTGGTGCTGCCGTTGACCGACGGCTGGCTCGACACGGTCAAAGAGCACACCGGAGGCCGAGGTGTCGATCTGGTGGTCGACCCTGTCGGCGGGCAGGCTTTCGACGTTGCCGTCCGCGCTATGACAACCGAGGGTCGGCTGTTGGTCATCGGCTTCGCCGCGGGCGGCATCCCGACGGTGAAGGTGAACCGGTTGCTGCTGCGCAACGTCAGCATCGTCGGCGTCGGGTGGGGTGAGTTCGTCAACCGCAACCCGGGTGCGCAGGCCGAGGTCGGGGCCGGGTTGGGCGCGCTCGTCGACGCAGGGTTGCGACCACCCCCGCCGGTGCGGTACCCGCTGTCGCAGGGCCGCGCGGCCCTCGAGGCGCTCGCCGACGGCGCGGTGCACGGCAAGCTCGTCCTCGAACCCTGACCCCGTGCGCCCGTTCCCGGCTGATCGGGCGGCCCGGGACACCGTAGTCTCGCTGGAATGAGCACCGCGGGAATCATCCTCGTCGCGT from Mycobacterium sp. DL includes:
- a CDS encoding NADPH:quinone oxidoreductase family protein, encoding MKALVAQELSGPAGLTYTDVDGPVAGPGQLVVDVGAAGVCFPDLLLLRGEYQMRLDPPFTPGMEVAGVVNSAPEGSGFAVGQRVSAFAMLGGYAEQVAVAADSVIPTPADLDDGEAASLLGNYYTMYFALQRRGALRAGETVLVLGSAGGVGTAAIQIAKALGAKVIAMVHRPSAIEFVEALGADVVLPLTDGWLDTVKEHTGGRGVDLVVDPVGGQAFDVAVRAMTTEGRLLVIGFAAGGIPTVKVNRLLLRNVSIVGVGWGEFVNRNPGAQAEVGAGLGALVDAGLRPPPPVRYPLSQGRAALEALADGAVHGKLVLEP
- a CDS encoding SDR family oxidoreductase; amino-acid sequence: MPGVQDRVIVVTGAGGGLGREYALTLAREGASVVVNDLGGARDGTGSGSAMADEVVKEIKDAGGRAVANYDSVAESDGAANIIKTAIDEFGKVDGVVSNAGILRDGTFHKMEFGSWDSVIKVHLYGGYNVIRAAWPHFRENGFGRVVVATSTSGLFGNFGQANYGAAKLGLVGMINTLAQEGAKYNIKANAVAPIAATRMTQDILPPEVFEKLTPEYVAPVVAYMCTEEMPETASVFIVGGGKVQRVALFQNSGVTFTDVPSVDDVAGRWGEISDLSAAERAAFSLG